One segment of Metallosphaera cuprina Ar-4 DNA contains the following:
- a CDS encoding ABC transporter permease — MLSDLLRKEWLDLKRDKKILLASILVPLFLLPLIGVVIYASFISQPPVVGIVNNESYNLPYVNALRDYVQTHGGIVYVNNFSIVPDVEVIFPPDFAKNITSINEVAYVREIVLISSQSTAQELVNNGLYSILYNTSLHRIETLENRSGVSVNPSVVRDPLQIQLGYIKPSKQPTSGSVDRLGQLARVISLILFPASTPVIFFLTDGILGEKERKTLESLLASPISPYNFILAKLLISISLGAISSLGDLIGLAIFSIFSPIIVGGSTNLTVSFALSVMIAYLLMVLLTASISLILLILIGGSQRNVQIINFLITGFGMLASFSALILNFASLGGLSFILLIPYVQIIAGLLDGVFGITNMMLTLYVGTFTASLVLIFISSKILNPERLLLK; from the coding sequence GTGTTGTCGGATTTACTTAGGAAGGAATGGCTGGATTTAAAGAGGGACAAGAAGATCTTGTTAGCTTCGATCCTAGTCCCTCTTTTTCTCCTTCCTCTGATAGGAGTTGTCATATACGCCTCATTCATATCCCAACCTCCAGTTGTAGGTATAGTAAACAATGAGAGTTATAATCTCCCTTACGTGAACGCACTGAGAGACTACGTTCAGACTCATGGAGGTATAGTTTATGTAAACAACTTCTCCATAGTTCCCGACGTTGAGGTTATATTTCCTCCCGATTTTGCAAAAAATATTACTAGCATAAATGAGGTAGCTTACGTAAGGGAGATAGTTCTTATCTCGTCCCAAAGTACGGCCCAGGAGCTTGTAAATAACGGGTTGTACTCGATCCTGTATAACACATCGTTACACAGGATCGAAACGTTGGAAAACAGATCAGGTGTGAGCGTCAACCCCTCAGTGGTGAGAGATCCTTTGCAGATCCAACTCGGATACATAAAGCCTAGCAAACAGCCCACTTCGGGAAGTGTAGACAGGTTGGGGCAACTAGCTAGAGTGATCTCGTTAATACTATTCCCAGCCTCAACGCCAGTGATATTTTTCCTCACCGATGGTATTTTAGGAGAGAAGGAAAGGAAAACATTAGAGTCCTTACTTGCATCCCCCATCTCTCCCTATAATTTTATTCTAGCTAAATTACTTATTTCAATATCATTAGGGGCCATCTCTTCTTTAGGAGATCTGATAGGGCTTGCGATCTTCTCGATATTCTCACCTATAATCGTGGGTGGGAGCACCAATCTTACCGTCTCTTTCGCCCTTTCTGTTATGATAGCGTACCTACTGATGGTCTTATTAACAGCTTCAATCTCGCTGATCTTACTTATCTTAATAGGAGGGTCTCAGAGAAACGTTCAGATTATAAACTTCTTAATAACTGGATTTGGAATGCTGGCGTCCTTCTCTGCCTTGATTCTAAACTTTGCGTCATTGGGAGGACTTTCGTTCATCCTTTTGATACCATACGTTCAGATAATTGCTGGACTACTTGATGGTGTAT
- a CDS encoding ABC transporter ATP-binding protein produces the protein MINDQYAVSVTSLTKEVNRKKILRDLSFQVNEGEIFGIIGPNGAGKTTTLRVLSGIIETYQGIVKLFGLPPEVAKRKGFISYMPEDAFPYDRLTGLENLEFYARIYSGGDKRLEGEFLERGIKIAGLGDRIYDRAGEYSRGMKRRLILARTLMVEPKVAILDEPTSALDVESSVKVREIIRNMTGHTIILSSHNLLEVEYMCDKVLLINAGTGVKIGKPREIVEETKTKNLEESFIKLIGER, from the coding sequence ATGATCAATGACCAATACGCGGTTAGTGTTACATCGCTTACCAAAGAAGTTAACAGGAAGAAGATATTACGAGATTTGTCCTTTCAGGTTAACGAAGGAGAGATATTCGGAATAATAGGACCCAACGGAGCTGGTAAAACTACGACTCTCAGAGTCTTAAGTGGGATTATTGAGACCTATCAGGGTATTGTTAAATTGTTTGGGTTACCTCCTGAAGTTGCTAAAAGGAAGGGTTTTATCTCTTACATGCCCGAAGACGCGTTCCCTTACGATAGGTTAACTGGACTAGAGAATTTAGAATTCTATGCTAGAATATATTCTGGAGGAGATAAGCGACTCGAAGGTGAATTTCTAGAGCGCGGTATAAAGATAGCAGGGTTAGGAGATAGGATATACGACAGAGCTGGTGAGTACAGTCGAGGAATGAAGAGAAGATTGATATTAGCCAGGACCCTAATGGTAGAACCCAAGGTGGCTATCCTTGACGAGCCGACATCCGCTCTGGACGTTGAGTCGTCCGTAAAAGTAAGGGAAATCATTAGAAATATGACCGGTCATACCATTATTTTGTCCTCTCATAACTTACTGGAGGTAGAGTACATGTGCGATAAGGTCCTTTTAATTAACGCAGGGACCGGAGTAAAGATAGGCAAACCTCGAGAGATAGTTGAGGAAACTAAGACCAAAAACCTTGAGGAGTCCTTCATAAAGCTCATAGGTGAGAGATAG
- the panB gene encoding 3-methyl-2-oxobutanoate hydroxymethyltransferase, whose protein sequence is MQKVTIRDFLKKKGKEKITMLTVYDYSMARILANTELDGLLVGDSLGMNMLGFPSTLQVTMKHMIHHTRAVVRAFPRQLIVVDMPFLSYETSNESAIRNAGTLAQEGADAVKLEGGVEVYERVSKIVKSGIPVMGHIGLTPQRFLTLGGYRTVKDEQKLLADARALEEAGAFSIVIENVYSEIARKITEEVSVPTICIGAGPHCDGQVLVIHDLLGMGDVEPYFAKKYLDLKAEISNAVKKYVEDVKSGQFPGRENYKSRES, encoded by the coding sequence ATGCAAAAGGTAACTATCCGAGACTTCCTGAAAAAGAAGGGAAAGGAGAAAATAACGATGTTGACAGTTTACGATTACTCCATGGCGAGGATATTAGCTAACACGGAGCTTGATGGACTTCTGGTGGGAGATTCGTTAGGTATGAACATGTTAGGTTTCCCCTCCACTCTTCAAGTTACAATGAAACATATGATACATCACACTAGAGCAGTAGTTAGGGCATTTCCAAGGCAACTCATTGTGGTTGATATGCCCTTCTTGAGCTACGAGACATCAAACGAATCGGCTATAAGAAACGCAGGTACTTTAGCTCAAGAGGGGGCCGATGCGGTTAAGCTCGAGGGAGGAGTTGAGGTCTACGAAAGGGTAAGTAAGATCGTTAAATCTGGAATACCAGTTATGGGTCACATAGGGCTGACACCTCAGAGGTTCCTGACTCTTGGAGGTTATAGAACAGTTAAGGACGAGCAGAAGCTACTTGCAGACGCGAGAGCCTTGGAGGAGGCGGGCGCGTTTTCAATAGTCATAGAGAATGTGTACTCCGAGATTGCTAGGAAAATAACGGAAGAGGTTTCAGTACCAACTATTTGTATAGGGGCAGGCCCACACTGTGATGGACAGGTACTCGTGATTCATGACTTGCTAGGTATGGGGGATGTAGAACCATACTTCGCTAAAAAATATTTAGATCTTAAGGCCGAGATCTCTAACGCGGTAAAGAAGTATGTTGAAGATGTAAAATCAGGGCAGTTTCCTGGAAGGGAGAACTACAAATCAAGAGAGAGTTGA
- a CDS encoding 4-phosphopantoate--beta-alanine ligase produces the protein MDKAQDREKRSLRGIVPENHPRRDSILVRERLVEAMEEDVVVPQGLIAQGRGECFDYLIGEQTRDFAKKAIRYAALLLVKARNPVISVNGNVAALVPREVVELSKAIPAKLEVNLFYRDEKRERAIAKVLREAGAQEVLGVGENASETIQELFSERRRVSKEGIFSADVVLVALEDGDRTEALTKMGKKVIAIDLNPLSRTSMKATVTITDNIIRAIPALKNEVINVKKMREEEIMEIVQNYDNKDTLREAMKYISRRLDQLSLDL, from the coding sequence ATGGATAAGGCACAGGATCGCGAAAAGAGGAGCTTACGTGGAATAGTCCCTGAGAACCATCCTAGGAGAGACTCAATATTAGTTAGGGAGAGACTGGTTGAAGCGATGGAGGAAGACGTGGTAGTTCCACAAGGTTTGATAGCTCAAGGTAGAGGAGAATGTTTCGATTATCTCATAGGCGAACAGACGCGTGACTTTGCAAAGAAAGCAATTAGATACGCCGCACTCCTTTTAGTTAAGGCTAGGAACCCCGTAATCTCAGTGAACGGAAATGTGGCTGCGTTAGTACCGAGAGAAGTTGTAGAATTGTCTAAAGCTATACCAGCTAAGCTTGAAGTGAACTTATTTTATAGAGACGAGAAAAGGGAGAGAGCGATAGCTAAGGTCCTAAGGGAGGCAGGAGCACAAGAGGTATTAGGTGTAGGAGAAAACGCATCAGAGACGATCCAGGAGTTATTTAGCGAGAGAAGGCGAGTAAGCAAGGAAGGTATATTTAGTGCGGACGTAGTTTTAGTAGCTCTGGAAGATGGGGATAGGACAGAGGCGCTAACCAAAATGGGGAAGAAAGTGATAGCCATTGACCTTAATCCGCTATCTAGAACGTCAATGAAAGCGACGGTCACAATCACGGATAATATAATTAGAGCTATACCGGCGCTAAAGAACGAAGTGATAAACGTTAAGAAAATGAGAGAAGAGGAGATAATGGAAATAGTTCAAAACTATGACAATAAAGACACATTAAGGGAAGCAATGAAATATATCTCACGCAGATTAGATCAACTCTCTCTTGATTTGTAG
- a CDS encoding GHMP family kinase ATP-binding protein — MVDVLIPLSVSGVWYPYLAEDLAQSGSIGITVLLEPFSYAKVGNGEGILINGEKVRLDNVEYLSRKLGKVKVEIETGVPLGYGYGLSASISLAYALGASEIKGIDPYLAVLEAHKSEIIAKNGLGDIVSQYFGKNIVYREKPGFPPYGVVRSFPIDSDNIYSLPIESLPTTTILKPLDVSFELIQDFLQNPTLERFFSVSKRFTELLGFESKYPNSFRKKGLILKFGEPESESWIRHRIAKRGAYVE; from the coding sequence ATGGTTGACGTTCTAATACCTTTGAGTGTTTCCGGCGTTTGGTATCCGTACTTAGCCGAAGACTTAGCTCAATCGGGCTCAATAGGGATTACCGTATTACTAGAACCATTCTCATACGCTAAAGTTGGGAATGGTGAAGGGATCCTCATAAATGGGGAAAAAGTTAGGCTAGACAACGTAGAATACTTATCTAGAAAATTAGGAAAGGTTAAAGTGGAGATTGAGACAGGAGTTCCTCTTGGATATGGATATGGATTAAGCGCGTCGATAAGTCTAGCTTACGCTTTGGGTGCCTCAGAGATAAAAGGAATCGATCCTTATTTAGCGGTCTTGGAGGCTCATAAGAGCGAGATAATAGCAAAGAACGGCTTAGGTGACATAGTGTCTCAATACTTTGGGAAAAATATTGTGTATAGGGAGAAACCTGGATTCCCTCCTTACGGAGTGGTAAGATCGTTCCCTATAGATAGCGACAATATTTATTCTTTGCCTATTGAGTCCTTACCTACTACAACTATATTGAAACCGCTTGATGTATCGTTCGAGTTGATCCAAGATTTTTTGCAAAATCCTACCTTAGAAAGATTTTTTAGTGTATCTAAAAGATTCACAGAGCTTTTAGGATTTGAAAGCAAGTACCCTAATTCGTTCAGAAAGAAGGGGTTAATACTTAAATTTGGGGAACCTGAATCCGAATCATGGATAAGGCACAGGATCGCGAAAAGAGGAGCTTACGTGGAATAG
- a CDS encoding 4Fe-4S dicluster domain-containing protein — protein sequence MLLDASIFSRALAIMGPGNIKKQLIQEETEVILGKGTSMSGTIIQYLKPRPVSAPSRFGDGSVYKIVESNGPFAKLLVPSGVTFKDLIDKTSEEGLFPALFPLYLLGTVGGFTATNGSGFGSYKFGFVNFKKKVYEFEDKLNVNLLAVNYSELIETKEESKFAWAGIIRDGAASYYVPSIYSSLVNKKESTIDTRELIKDVSTSIEKSIKRDEIPICLRSEEFVEVPKINFILGYIINYNSPSRMIVRCGSVPKEALDDTFDFLKKNPKVLPFPNLQSYSEVHKLILQKFENKVKVPKYANSIKVEYEESLKCVNCGKCLDSCLAYNLTRDFARSPPGKFSRLVTEETAFEPCFGCMNCQEACPVGVQISSITEALPRINENRKVRQIDTPSIPSRLKEMEKAIDSKYRNRPPVMLFVGCASKYDVQGVEGFLQFLTDEGEKLSSSPRVKIIDGTCCGYDKYISGNLEDAKSDVMKIKELKDKLGLQAVYFLCPEGLYVYNKLSGEKGVLAFEFLKDKIKGPVHVGCWARKLGFSGDDTECAGSYMTSYYGWLVQMKTKQALTLCPFSTWKFNTVSVYASFVKKEASKLTPMNVEVNEEMIVNMIKDALKDAIYLSVDDIAERVNSWSLGGKSYFVLLSIPVVRKRFLNLLTQKLATNKEIKSYFTNIATNQLNLQEKANRWSEIVNSMNFDQLTDELIKRVEASEKLEYESRSIVGRSEFRAALLNDVLKKVVIPPIIRDVIDEIVYM from the coding sequence ATGCTATTAGACGCTTCGATCTTCAGTAGGGCTTTAGCTATCATGGGACCGGGCAATATAAAGAAACAGTTAATCCAAGAGGAGACTGAGGTAATACTAGGAAAGGGGACCTCTATGTCAGGCACGATTATCCAATATTTGAAACCCAGGCCCGTTTCGGCCCCATCTCGTTTTGGGGATGGAAGCGTATATAAGATAGTTGAAAGTAACGGTCCCTTCGCTAAACTTCTCGTGCCTTCTGGTGTTACCTTTAAAGACCTTATCGACAAGACGAGCGAAGAAGGCCTTTTTCCAGCTCTGTTCCCTTTATATCTGCTTGGAACTGTAGGAGGCTTTACAGCGACCAACGGTTCAGGTTTCGGGAGCTACAAGTTCGGTTTCGTAAATTTTAAGAAAAAGGTTTACGAGTTTGAAGATAAGTTAAACGTAAACCTTCTCGCTGTAAATTATTCTGAATTAATTGAAACTAAAGAGGAGTCTAAGTTCGCGTGGGCGGGGATTATAAGGGATGGAGCAGCGTCTTATTACGTTCCTTCCATATACTCCTCTTTAGTAAATAAAAAGGAAAGCACAATAGACACAAGGGAACTGATTAAGGACGTATCTACCTCTATTGAGAAGTCGATAAAAAGGGATGAGATACCGATATGCTTAAGATCAGAAGAGTTTGTGGAAGTGCCAAAAATCAATTTTATTTTAGGATATATAATAAATTATAACTCACCGTCCAGGATGATAGTTAGATGCGGCAGTGTGCCTAAAGAAGCTCTGGACGATACGTTCGACTTCCTGAAAAAGAACCCTAAAGTTCTACCTTTCCCCAATCTGCAGAGTTACTCTGAGGTACACAAGTTAATTCTACAAAAATTTGAAAACAAGGTGAAGGTGCCAAAGTACGCTAATTCAATTAAAGTAGAGTATGAGGAGTCGTTGAAGTGTGTAAATTGTGGGAAGTGCCTAGATTCTTGTCTAGCTTATAACTTAACTCGTGACTTCGCACGTTCTCCACCTGGTAAATTCAGCAGGCTAGTCACAGAAGAAACTGCATTTGAGCCCTGCTTTGGGTGTATGAATTGCCAGGAAGCTTGTCCAGTAGGAGTTCAGATTTCGTCAATAACAGAGGCATTACCTCGCATAAACGAGAATAGGAAAGTGAGACAGATTGATACTCCTTCCATTCCCTCAAGGTTAAAGGAGATGGAGAAGGCCATCGATAGTAAATACAGAAACAGACCTCCTGTTATGCTCTTTGTGGGATGTGCCTCAAAGTACGATGTTCAAGGAGTTGAAGGTTTTCTTCAATTCCTCACAGATGAAGGAGAAAAACTTTCATCGTCCCCCAGAGTTAAGATCATAGATGGTACCTGCTGCGGTTACGACAAATACATTTCAGGAAATCTGGAGGACGCTAAATCAGACGTCATGAAAATTAAGGAACTAAAGGATAAGTTAGGCCTACAAGCAGTATATTTCCTCTGCCCTGAGGGGTTATACGTATACAATAAACTTAGCGGAGAAAAGGGGGTGTTAGCCTTTGAATTTCTCAAAGATAAGATAAAGGGACCAGTGCATGTGGGTTGTTGGGCTAGAAAACTAGGGTTCTCTGGAGACGACACCGAATGTGCAGGTTCATATATGACCTCTTATTACGGCTGGTTAGTTCAGATGAAGACGAAGCAAGCTCTCACTCTCTGTCCTTTCTCCACGTGGAAGTTTAACACTGTATCAGTTTACGCTTCCTTTGTTAAAAAGGAGGCTAGTAAGCTAACGCCTATGAACGTCGAGGTTAATGAGGAGATGATTGTAAACATGATTAAAGACGCTTTGAAGGACGCCATATATTTGTCAGTTGATGACATTGCGGAGAGAGTGAACTCATGGAGTTTAGGAGGAAAATCCTACTTTGTACTACTTTCAATACCTGTGGTTAGGAAACGGTTTTTGAATCTATTGACTCAGAAATTGGCTACTAATAAGGAAATAAAGAGTTATTTTACAAATATAGCAACAAACCAACTAAACTTGCAGGAAAAGGCTAACAGATGGAGTGAGATAGTTAACAGCATGAATTTCGATCAGCTTACTGACGAGCTTATAAAGAGAGTAGAGGCTTCAGAGAAGTTAGAATACGAATCAAGGAGCATCGTAGGGAGGTCTGAATTCAGGGCCGCTTTACTAAACGATGTTTTGAAAAAGGTTGTCATTCCTCCGATCATCAGAGACGTGATAGATGAAATTGTTTACATGTGA
- a CDS encoding nucleotidyltransferase family protein, protein MIGVIVLAAGEGSRFGKNKLLADLKGKPVLKWVLESLPNQRVIVAGRYAKEIIQSFPDEVIVYNPWWRDGISSSLKLGLKFFTNTEGILVALGDMPLITKETVRRIINGFSQECQAVVPVHDGQWGNPVLISNKLYSKIRDIKGDVGAKVILKQTEGVCFVECGNEILIDVDTEADLVEVSRLLP, encoded by the coding sequence ATGATAGGAGTAATAGTCTTAGCTGCGGGTGAGGGATCTAGATTCGGAAAAAATAAGTTATTGGCTGACCTAAAGGGAAAGCCAGTCCTGAAGTGGGTATTGGAGTCTTTACCTAATCAAAGGGTAATTGTGGCGGGGAGATACGCTAAAGAAATAATCCAATCTTTTCCGGATGAGGTAATTGTGTACAATCCCTGGTGGAGAGATGGTATTTCGTCGTCCTTAAAACTCGGATTAAAGTTTTTTACCAACACTGAAGGAATTTTAGTGGCCCTGGGCGATATGCCACTAATTACAAAGGAAACTGTGAGGAGAATTATAAATGGTTTCTCTCAAGAATGCCAAGCGGTAGTTCCTGTACACGATGGGCAGTGGGGGAACCCAGTATTAATATCAAATAAACTTTATTCTAAAATAAGAGATATAAAGGGAGATGTGGGAGCTAAAGTTATATTGAAACAAACCGAAGGAGTATGTTTTGTGGAGTGCGGAAATGAAATACTTATTGACGTTGATACAGAGGCTGATTTAGTCGAAGTTTCTCGGCTGCTGCCTTGA
- the cutC gene encoding glyceraldehyde dehydrogenase subunit gamma, with translation MKIYEKDQKVKISFKVNGKQIETEVEPRRLLVHVLRELGFTGVHIGCDTSNCGACTILLNGKSVKSCTLLAVEANNTEIQTVEGLAQNGQLHPVQEAFWDKHALQCGYCTPGMIMQSVWLLKENPNPTEEEIREGISGNLCRCTGYQNIVEAIKAAAEKLRLNQPLYQRQ, from the coding sequence ATGAAAATATATGAAAAAGACCAAAAAGTGAAAATAAGCTTCAAAGTAAACGGAAAACAAATAGAAACTGAGGTGGAACCTAGAAGGTTACTTGTGCACGTCCTCAGAGAGTTAGGTTTCACGGGAGTACACATAGGGTGTGATACATCGAACTGTGGCGCATGCACTATCCTACTTAACGGGAAGAGTGTAAAGTCGTGCACTTTACTTGCTGTAGAGGCAAATAATACTGAGATTCAAACAGTTGAGGGCTTAGCTCAAAATGGGCAACTTCACCCAGTGCAAGAGGCCTTCTGGGACAAGCACGCGTTACAATGTGGTTACTGTACACCAGGAATGATAATGCAAAGCGTATGGCTCCTAAAGGAGAACCCTAATCCAACTGAGGAGGAGATCAGAGAAGGGATATCTGGTAACCTATGTAGATGTACTGGATATCAAAATATAGTCGAAGCTATCAAGGCAGCAGCCGAGAAACTTCGACTAAATCAGCCTCTGTATCAACGTCAATAA
- the cutB gene encoding glyceraldehyde dehydrogenase subunit beta, with protein MYPPKFGYVIPDSIDEVNEFLSEHEDAKALAGGHSLIPMLKLRILRPSYLVELKGLNELHYLVNEQKRIRIGALTTHYEILKSNLPLLSEAASTVADPQVRNMGTIGGVISHLDPSADYPASLIAMDATVKIKGVKGEREEPFKDFAKDMFSPDLNPGDLVKEIIVPDFSGYTYSYKKLERRAGDFAIVGVAVLMRKESGVIKDVRIGLTAVNNKAVRAYEAEKMLLDRSLDDKLLEEASTKAMEYANPTSDIRGSSEYKKKMTKVMTKRALLDAYKR; from the coding sequence ATGTATCCGCCTAAGTTTGGATATGTTATACCAGATAGTATAGACGAGGTTAACGAATTTCTGAGCGAGCACGAGGACGCTAAGGCCTTAGCAGGTGGGCATAGTTTGATTCCAATGTTAAAATTGAGGATATTGAGACCTTCTTATCTTGTAGAATTGAAAGGATTAAATGAGTTGCACTATCTTGTTAACGAGCAAAAAAGGATCAGAATAGGAGCCTTAACAACTCATTATGAGATCTTAAAATCTAACTTGCCTCTCCTGAGTGAGGCCGCCTCAACTGTGGCAGATCCCCAAGTTAGAAACATGGGTACGATAGGAGGTGTTATATCACACCTAGATCCCTCAGCTGACTATCCAGCCTCTCTAATAGCCATGGACGCCACTGTGAAAATAAAGGGCGTGAAGGGGGAGAGAGAAGAACCTTTCAAGGACTTCGCAAAGGATATGTTCTCACCTGATCTCAATCCAGGTGATTTAGTCAAGGAGATCATCGTCCCAGACTTCTCAGGTTACACATATTCGTATAAGAAATTGGAGAGAAGGGCAGGAGACTTCGCCATAGTAGGGGTAGCAGTGTTGATGAGGAAGGAATCTGGAGTGATAAAGGACGTGAGGATAGGACTCACTGCTGTAAACAACAAGGCTGTAAGAGCCTATGAGGCTGAGAAGATGCTTCTTGATAGATCATTAGATGACAAGCTATTGGAGGAAGCGTCTACCAAAGCTATGGAATACGCTAATCCAACTTCAGACATAAGAGGAAGCTCTGAATATAAAAAGAAAATGACTAAAGTCATGACGAAGAGGGCCCTTCTTGATGCGTACAAGAGGTGA
- a CDS encoding YHS domain-containing protein: MKDPVCNEEIKTSNYTYVYKGKTYYFCSPMCMAEFKKRPEKYIKP, translated from the coding sequence ATGAAGGACCCTGTATGTAATGAGGAGATTAAGACTTCAAATTACACCTATGTATACAAGGGTAAGACGTACTACTTCTGTAGTCCTATGTGTATGGCTGAGTTCAAGAAACGACCAGAAAAATACATCAAACCGTGA
- the cobA gene encoding uroporphyrinogen-III C-methyltransferase — MKGRVVLVGAGPGDPGLITVKGLQLLSTCDVVVYDRLVSEELLKFARKDAELIYAGKNLGEALTQHSINEMLLKRALEGKLVVRLKGGDPYVFGRGEEECSFLLERGVECEVVPGVTSAIAVPSYAGIPITSRWFSSGFTVLTGSKADGSSIDVNYIPKKGTLIIMMGVSKIDEIKKVLLQVRDINEPVALIERGTTPFQRVIECVIGNMDSCVKEHGVSPPTIIVIGEVVKLRNKLWKYQ, encoded by the coding sequence ATGAAAGGAAGGGTTGTCCTCGTTGGAGCCGGTCCTGGAGATCCAGGGCTGATCACAGTGAAAGGTTTGCAGTTACTAAGCACATGCGACGTAGTGGTGTACGATAGGCTGGTCTCAGAGGAGCTACTGAAGTTCGCCAGGAAAGATGCCGAACTCATATACGCAGGTAAGAACTTGGGTGAAGCGTTAACTCAGCATTCAATAAATGAGATGCTGCTTAAGAGGGCGCTTGAAGGTAAACTTGTTGTGAGATTAAAAGGAGGAGATCCTTACGTTTTCGGTAGAGGTGAAGAGGAGTGTTCGTTTTTGCTTGAGAGGGGTGTGGAATGCGAAGTAGTTCCAGGAGTTACGAGCGCTATAGCCGTCCCTAGTTATGCTGGAATTCCAATTACCTCTAGATGGTTCTCTTCAGGGTTTACCGTTCTCACCGGATCAAAAGCTGATGGTTCAAGTATTGACGTAAATTACATTCCGAAGAAGGGAACCTTGATCATAATGATGGGTGTATCAAAAATTGATGAGATCAAGAAGGTCCTCCTTCAAGTGAGGGATATCAATGAACCCGTTGCGCTGATTGAGAGAGGAACTACCCCGTTTCAAAGAGTTATCGAGTGTGTCATTGGTAATATGGACTCGTGCGTGAAAGAACACGGAGTCTCTCCACCTACAATAATCGTCATTGGAGAGGTGGTAAAGTTAAGAAATAAATTATGGAAATACCAATAG
- a CDS encoding amidohydrolase family protein yields MRIQINAGLAFERSSVLRNVSIYIEGSKVVSISKSRDEEGFEDVELVLGGRERIVSPGFVSTHTLLSLYPFRYSIVSGHENANDLISSMTQNDVYHLSLLGAYHLLRSGVTTAVTADPFPETVARAMMKVGIRPIISVNVGCNWGPSDWKREFNVLNERWKGGDTKVILKLCDPEYAEEVIALSQETKVPVLVDRIVNVTNKFPPTVIAMGGGSRSDLSLIKDRRMGLSFLPSVEVCKFTLGSYSPSLSLDLSLRFDPRMEVGYAVSRLLLTPDQALRAISLWGYEQLSMRYPLELGSTPDLVVYQVNEPPYFPLDFSSPYETLIFSTGIPETVIVGGEPVLDGGSPLNVGMKDIEEAQEIIDEFRKTKSLEKG; encoded by the coding sequence TTGAGGATACAAATTAATGCGGGACTGGCTTTTGAAAGGTCTTCTGTGTTAAGGAACGTATCGATTTATATAGAAGGATCAAAGGTAGTTTCTATCTCGAAATCAAGAGATGAGGAAGGATTTGAGGACGTAGAATTAGTTTTGGGAGGGAGAGAAAGGATAGTGTCTCCTGGGTTCGTCTCGACTCATACTCTACTTTCGCTCTATCCTTTCAGATACTCAATAGTTTCAGGCCATGAGAACGCTAATGACCTGATATCATCCATGACTCAAAACGACGTCTATCATCTCTCCCTTTTAGGGGCGTATCACCTTCTAAGGAGTGGAGTTACTACTGCGGTGACCGCAGATCCGTTTCCAGAGACCGTCGCGAGGGCCATGATGAAGGTAGGCATAAGGCCCATAATCTCTGTAAATGTAGGATGTAACTGGGGCCCTTCAGACTGGAAAAGGGAGTTTAATGTACTAAATGAAAGATGGAAAGGAGGAGACACCAAGGTAATACTGAAGCTTTGTGATCCCGAGTATGCAGAGGAAGTTATTGCTCTCTCACAAGAAACTAAAGTTCCGGTTTTAGTGGATAGGATAGTAAACGTGACGAACAAGTTTCCTCCCACAGTAATAGCTATGGGTGGAGGATCTAGGTCAGATCTTTCCCTTATCAAGGATAGAAGGATGGGTCTATCTTTCCTTCCATCTGTAGAGGTCTGCAAATTCACTTTGGGATCCTACTCCCCATCCCTCTCTCTGGACCTTAGTTTAAGGTTTGACCCTAGGATGGAAGTTGGGTACGCTGTCTCTAGGCTACTCCTCACGCCAGATCAAGCATTGAGAGCCATTTCGCTTTGGGGTTACGAGCAACTATCAATGAGGTATCCTCTTGAACTAGGATCCACACCGGACTTAGTTGTTTATCAAGTTAATGAGCCTCCTTATTTTCCACTAGATTTCTCGTCACCTTATGAGACCCTCATATTCTCCACAGGAATTCCTGAGACGGTTATCGTAGGCGGGGAACCTGTGTTAGACGGAGGCTCTCCTCTGAACGTAGGGATGAAAGATATAGAGGAAGCTCAGGAGATCATAGATGAGTTCAGAAAGACCAAGTCTTTGGAAAAGGGTTGA